Genomic segment of Ostrinia nubilalis chromosome 22, ilOstNubi1.1, whole genome shotgun sequence:
tttatacttaacagttggcaccactggcgattgacaggaccttactctacagtggcgccatcttgatgagtgcaaatgcgatagtcctcctaccactttcgcgctcaccagttggtgccactgtcttcgctactagcaagtgacaggaccttactctacagtggcgctaactggtgaacGCTAAAACGATAGCACTCATTGATTTTCGGTATTAATGTTAGTcattaaatgtaaaagttagtGGCCACTACGTTACCAATTTAAGTATAAATAAGATAAAAAACTCGATTTAAGCTTGCAttttaaaattagaatacaCATTTCTCTCTTTTCATTTATTACCGACAGAAAGAGAGGCACATATAACAATTCGTCACGCGTAAAAATATCTACATACTAGTTTGTtcgtaattataattataatttaactaaatTACTTTAGAACTTTTCCAACATCGTGGTGGAGActgtaacataaatattaactaataaattatttaatcgtATTGTTTTTACGATAAAAACTATTCTCCTACGGTTTGAGTTATTTGCCATTGTAATTTCCCGATTGGTTTTTATCTATGACGTATTAAATGACACATTATTGagttaaaatattgtaatcaTTGAAATCTTGCATTGTAAGTATAAAAACTCTTAAATTTTTCTAGTAATTTCGAATTGTATTGTAGTAAATTGAAGGCAAAGCAGCTAACTGTTACTTCGTTCGAAGTACGGGTGCTATCAAATCTTGACTCACACCTCCGTTGCATTTTGAACTTTCTTTCTTCACAGCaagattcaaaataaattgagGTATTTTGTCATTTAGTCGTAATTAACTAGCGACTAACTCGAtgtagggtgattgctatagtaattagcctatacatagttattggcatattggattgttaataagtaagagacaaaaatatttactacattggactgcgtattgctcagaaaaaatatttctctcttttcctctcttactaacttccattaggcttgattctttttattttaggcaagttggtcaataactatgtattggctaattactatagcgaTCACCCTATTTTGAACTCTATTCCCCTATTGCACGGTTCAAAATATTGCTCTTCCATTGTCGATTGATTACAGACAAGACAACACATTTATTTGTACCTAGCGACAATGCCTAGAATTCTAGATACCTCCTTGCATACCAGATGCTTGTGACCGGTGATCTATCCCTTGTGTTTTAAGTGATGCCTACTTAGGAGGCACCCATGGGTACATACTGGGCACGTACTTGGGCCCGAAGGCTTTGGAGCAAGCCGCCGACATAGCCATGGCGTCGTCGTCGTCTTTCTCGGTGGTCTTTCTGTTTCTGTAACGATATAAAAGCAGTATTAAAATTGGTCTATTCGTTTAGGAGCTACCCCTTTGTTTGGTCTGGGGCTTTAAAACACTCCGATAGCAAAGTCAGGCGGCTATctaattgtaatttaactactcGAGTAGTTGATCTTGATATTTCGAAAAATCTAATTTTAGATTGTCAGTCAATTGAGTTTTCGACCTTTAGGCCtgagaaaacaaataaaaaaaacctttaataTGCACGATAAGCCCATACTTTTGTCGATTAAAATCGTCGGTAAGATTTTCATGGCGTATTCAGCCCATCTAATTACTTCATAGTCCCTATCGGTCACgtttttttatgcacaacaaggTATTTGAACACAATCGCACCTAGTGTTAAGTGGGTTGCAGTCTAAGATGGTTATAGTTATAGCTTTAACAGCTcacaaaaagtatgtcaatgaGGGTAtgtcgtttttatacttaacagttggcacccctggcgattgacaggaccttactctacagtggcgccatcttgatgagtgcaaatgcgatagtcctcctaccactttagcgctcaccagttggtgccactgtcttcgcgactagcaagtgacaggaccttactctacagtggcgccaactggtgagcgctaaaacgatagccctcattgactaGGGCGTCCAGTATTCTTACCTCTTGGGGTAGGGTTGCTTGAGATGGAAAGTCCTGACGTGCAGGCTGAGGCTTCCGTTCTGCGTGAACCGCTTGCCACACAGACTGCATACGTACTTTCGCTCGCCTGTGTGcgtctgtaaataaataataatatacgactgtaaataacaaaaattaatGAAGAAGTTCAGAAATGTGAGTACATGAAACTACAATCAGCAGTATTTTTGTCAAAGAATGAGGTCGCTTAACACTTAACACTGGTGTACAGTACAAGTTAAGAATTACTTCCCAAATGACACTACTTGGTggaaatcaaataatttatgtaGCATGAAATAAGCTAACTTTCATCATGTTATTGTTGTCTTGttaatatttttcttcttttgttttgacCCCAGAATGGGGTGGAGGAGGGTTAATAACCTGAGATACAGGATTTTCCTAATACAGGTATTAGCCCGCCATAGTCCTACTGAGAGACCAACTATATTGTGTACGTGTACGTACCAAACTTATTCACATACATTCCCTATGGGCGTAGCTGTAGTGTCAATGTAAAACGAGTAAAAACTATGACGTCTACAGGCGTTCTGTCGTATCATTCTTTACTACCTGAACGCTAGTAGACGATACTGTCCAACAAAGTGATAAATATCTTCTACAGTGTGTTGTAATTCGTAGCGTCAGACCGAATGCCCATAGGTGCCCGTCAGCTTCGTCAGATCAACTGccgcctatacagggtggaaacgataagtgatctcactcgattatttctaaactatacaagatatcgaaaaactggttactgatcctgaaagtgcttcacaagctctttcaaacggtaccaataataggttacagaataaactggaactatcccaaaattcaatgtttccagcttccatactaaatgtatggcgatgacacaatattagaagtgtaattaattttttgttaaataataaatttaaaaagtccgttaaataaacttgtaacttgcatcttatttaaaattatttgtgaaatacattacttttaggttttacttgctataaaattatcaagagatgagtgcaaTGACTGTGATAGTACAAAATGTAAGGAagacggaaacattgaattttaggatagatccagtttattctgcaacttgatattgataccgttggaaagagctcgtgaagcacttttagaaacagtaaccagttttacgatatcttgtgtagtttttaaaattatgtaactttaccaaatgtatggaagctggaaacattgaattttcggatagttacAGATTATTCTGAAACCTATTATTAgcatcgtttgaaagagctcgtgaagcactttcaggatcagtaaccagtttttcgatatcttgtatagtttagaaataatcgggtgagatcacttatcgtttccaccctgtagaatgGAAGAAGCCTGGTCATAAGCAAAATAAGAATTAGAAGGTcacgtactatcggcaacagtgttaactacccattgccggtcatgtcgtctcgttctatcgcaaagaatcaccatttgatgagagctagagcaaaaacggaaatggataatTATGTTATGATATTATGTGTGCATGTTGACTTACCACCATGTGTTGTTTGAGCACGGTGCTGGTAGTGAAAGAACGGCCGCAAGTGTCGCACGTATACATCTTGCTAAGGGTGTGCTTGTTCATATGAGCCGCCACGCTACCCACCTGTGAACAGAGAAGCAAAATTAATTAGAGTAACTAACCATGTGCGAGGCGGAAAAGACCTCGTATAATACGAGTTTTATCGTTACTATGTATTTGTTGTGGTGAGTGAGTCACCGCGAGTGAGGCGTAACAGACCTCGTACACGGAGTGCTTTGTTAATCGAGGTGGCTCACCACGATCGCGACGTAACAGACCTCGTACACTACGTAGTTTGTCAGTTGTTTAACCACGAGGGAGGCGGAACAGACCTAGTATACGACCGTCGACGTGCTATAACGGTTGGGGTCCATCACGATCGAAGCACCATAAATCTCGTGCACTATGAGCCTTGTGAGATATGCGAAAATGTGACTTACCGCGAGCGAGACGCCGCAGACCTCGTCCACTACGTCCTTTACAGATAAGGTGACTCGCCGTAAGCGAGGCGGAAAAGACCTCGTACTACCTGCTTCGTTAGTTATGTGACAATATAACTCACCTCGAGCGAGCCGCCGCAGACCTCGTCCACTACGTCCTTTACAGTTAAGGTGACTCGCCGCAAGCGAGGCGGAAAAGACCTCGTACACTACCTGCTTCGTTAGTTATGTGACAATATAACTTACCGCAAGCGAGGCGCCGCAGACCTCGTCCACTACGTCCTTTACAGATAAGGTGACTCGCCGCAAGCGAGGCGGAAAAGACCTCGTACTACCTGCTTCGTTAGTTATGTGACAATGTCACTTACCGCGAGCGAGGCGCCGCAGACCTCGTCCACTACGTCCTTTACATTTAAGGTGACTCACCGCGGGCGAGGAATCATAAACCTCGTACACATAGTCACATATTGAAGTAATTAGAACGCATTAGTATTGTCTATCTATGGTATGGTTTAAAAAGAAATTTGTGTTTTCCTAATTGACATTCTCTGTGTGTCACTTACCATTACGAGGaataaaatgaaatgtattttgaactcgctttttattagaaatccttcacaTAATGCCTTGTCAGATATGTGACAATATAACTTACCGCGAGCGAGGCGCCGCAGACCTCGCACACGACGCGTTCTGCGTAGAAGGGCCGGCCGCGGTGGTTGGCCAGGTGGTGGCGTAAAGCTGCTGACAGCGACACAAATGCTTGCCCACACTGTAAGAAAACAACATTGTTATAATAAACATAACCCTTTTTTTAGTGCTGTCGGATAATAATCAGCATGAATTTTGGGTATAGTAAGTATAGTTTGTACTGGTGAAAGAATTATCAAAATCAATTCAGTAGTTCTAAAGAATCATCATTAGAGGGGTTACTCTTAAAAACGTTTcagaagtttcgaatgttgtcATCCTTCTCACGCAAAaccagcatgagcgacagtgacgATAAAACCAAAACTAACCGGAGTCCCCTGCAgtgaattttatattttttactgaaggAATATGATTCTACAATTTAGCAGAGGATAATGTAGTAATTAGCTTACACTCCCTACATTGTACCATCTGTCCCTCAATCGCCTCTTATGACATCCACGGCAAGAACGGGGTACGTAGAGCAGTGCTACcgtgctatagtctggtccgtgagcacgtagaattttgtccaatgaccccaagctacccatccttatcgctcgcgcgtaattatattgctgtcgcgactgtgcgacgcgtgcccgcagtgagtgtgcgagcgcgacagcaacataattacgcgtgagcgataaggatgggtagcttggggtcattggacaaaattctacgtgctcgcagaccagactatatctGTACTCACATGCTGGCAGGTAGTGGGTTTCTTCGCTGTCTTCCGCGAGTCGCGACTCTTGCCGCTCTTTCTAACTTTGCATAATTCCTTCTCCACCATTGATTTCCTATggaatttaacaaaatatactATTTTGAGACCTGTTACCTCATTCAATAGGCTTTGCAATATTCTGGATAGCTTTTTTCTTATGATATTTATTGTTCCTTGCTTGTTTTTTTTCGCtgtgccaaataaataatttttactttcttTCTGGGTAGTTATGGATACTGAGTAAAGAAAAAGTCACTTACCGGTTCACCAGACCACCAACAggctgaaataaaaataataatgttaaataaatctatactaatctataaatgcgaaagtaactgtctgtcttgctttcacgcctaaaccactgaaccgattttgatgaaatttggcatagagatagtttgaatcctggaaaaggacataggatagtttttatcccggtttttgaaacagggacgcgcgatatagtttttctgtgacagacaaaattcgaagccgcgggcggatagctagtctacactaatattataaagaggaaaactttgtttgtttgtttgtaatgaataggctcaaaaactactggactgtttttaaaaattctttcaccatttgaaagctacattatccacgagtaacataggctaaattttattttagaaaaaaataggcCGCGGGTCCATTATAGGCtatataatgtagtccacgcgggcgaagccgcgggcggaaagctagtattttataaatgccttcattttgtttttatctcagtgacagggtaaataaataaagtgaaCTTACAGCGTCATTCTTGTCAGGCAACCTCCCCTCTCTTCTCTCTTCTTCTTCTAACATCTCGTGGATTAGATATTCGCCCAGCAATTTGTTCCTGAAGATTGAAATTAAAACGAAATCAGTATGCATTGCATTTTGCTCAAAATATGGCTGGTATTTAGAAATTTAGAAACAAAACtggagtttatttttaaacgaaCTCCACTCGTTCATAAAGTACTAAAAGCTCTAAGTAGTATCATCTATTTAAACTGCAGTAAACTAATACTTCTTTTGTAGTAGtatgtgatcgaatcagaaatgaggagatccgcaggagaaccaaagtgaccgacagcccgcaaaatcactaaaatcaagtggcagtaagcggggcacatagctcgaagagctgatggctgctggggcagaaaattaCTAAGTgttggcaggcctcccactaggtggaccgacgatctggtgaatgtctggatgcgggcggcgcaggatcggtctttgtagtaatcattgggggaggcctatgttcagcagtggacgtcctatggctgaaatgatgatgatgatgaatacttACTCTTCCGTGTGCATCGCCGAATGGGCCAGATGGTTTTGGTACGCGTCCTTAGTTTCGAAGTTCATCTTGCAAACCTCGCAGTATATCGTGTCTTCTACGTTCACGACTGCTTTGTCCTGCAATGTAAGATAACAATATTGAGGTATTTTTATAAGGCGTTGTGATTAATCGAGACTTGACGAAGAGAAATTAAgtcttagactaggcgcagaccatcgatttttagttggccgatagttgtgcccgattttaaattgtatgaagaatcggccaaatcgaatcggcgtagtgtgcgcactcccatacatgcccatactgatcaactgcccgactaaactatcggccgacgaaaaatcgatggtctgcgcctaggcttacaggAACATAACTAGTTAACTTTCTTAATTACAATTAGGCGCTTAGAAACGCTATACACACAGTATACTAAGTGCTCTAAAAAGAGCCTACAATACTACGAGTACTAAGATTTAAAATGGAGTTTGAATTTCAATCGAATTCAATcagaattgaattgaaatttaatttaatacgaATCGAATTGAAATTTCATTGAATTCAAATCGAATTTGAATTGCATTGAAGTTGAACTTGAATAATTGGAATTTTAAGTAACAGTAGGAACAGGACAGATATGTACCATTCTCTCACATCTCacataacatcaggtgcgattgcggtcaaatacctgtatTTTTCTGCATAAGAAAAAATTGAATTGTATTTGAACCTGCATATTTTGAATAGGAACTAAATTGAAATTGAACCTATTTTGAATTTTAACTAAATTATATTTGAATCTATATCAAATTAAACTGcatataccaggcctgttcatctccgcgagtttacatcgaaaacaaaacacgcacgatggcccacctacaggatactattcgacaaggcctcacatacgagcgaacattgactcacgcacgcgtattcttgtgtatgatggaagaaaataaagaaaatggtgtactaaatactgtgcagtatttaactgcctaaataataataaaaacacagaatgtacttttttaagttgcctcaagacactgagaggtaaataagtagttaatattattcatgataattcatgctaaatcatgtatttcctccgccattttccgcagtttggcacctcacgtcacatcattttaccgaagtcagccctatagcttcggcgcagtgccgatcactgacgtttgtcaacaaaatggtgcttgactcttgagacaggctaaattacaccatat
This window contains:
- the LOC135082851 gene encoding zinc finger protein 567-like; translation: MNKHTLSKMYTCDTCGRSFTTSTVLKQHMVTHTGERKYVCSLCGKRFTQNGSLSLHVRTFHLKQPYPKRNRKTTEKDDDDAMAMSAACSKAFGPKYVPSMYPWVPPK